One genomic region from Lycorma delicatula isolate Av1 chromosome 9, ASM4794821v1, whole genome shotgun sequence encodes:
- the LOC142330526 gene encoding uncharacterized protein LOC142330526: MMEKGNEHINKNYATESDTILVLGNAGAGKTTFVQFMAGDNEKLISKEIDSDTAEYLIEDGNKIGTSATESNTLYPEQVLQNSKTSFSDTPGFSDTRSPTYEIITSYVLKKYLKDIKTVKIVLLVTYNSVQLGVYKDDFINLLKNLNSFLKNIEHFKNSIVLVATKVPNLYKATNINTTLISSENIIKSIAKYLYEVERSLKEKLSKTLDINEHQFIKNAITVLNTLQETDDKENYKRINIFRRPSKPGVLNDLPVLQTNKVSIQKTIFNNIFYTAISQDDIGYTLSSTAKNHLDCLLRYVNNRIRDISSEIFKIIINHYKTEINNYTDIYKLLSDLKRNQIRLQTLKSDLENTHCWIDYISYLNNFLSNENITLKDNLNFEINDIYSYVNKMELFSDTSVVLSPVMWAAKMTPVINYIKDSVLWYDVLRKIFVYLSSYKVQELKLKLYNETVYENNQEKESLYKILLSNSEFLSDKYINEYFRTVSLTDKKITELEDVISLTMKLSLNITCDSDGELTITGVFVKVTEINTEALIKHYCGRKTLQVIVIRAVNTVFIDGDFDASVFNGVDMIIMAPKWEVIGARKINLDGNPGQHHIELPINSYTSDEQNGANGLPGNPGKNGGNFLGIGIDFINGLALSVTANGGTGGEGQDGGNGKNGREGKSASEFIGNIISEINTDLLEPLPDTQDWYIFNNSTYSCYYYEWNSGAEYIETALSDALLIVSNDHSESLDDNQWEKHTVLSSHLLKDISQKYCSSRLRIYTCTGEDGSNGGNGGNGGSGGIGGNPGKILINELGDPSKIHTESNYGSNGNPGRGGVGGNKGKTGTSVSCYKIKVHNHEYGSSSKIYWRCTEDALHERKVFVNGLAGLSNYTIDGILRPDSLRKFNYFSTVIDYFIELKKYINNRFLSHSTSKFESLILNKKTELFHDDVWMSMMMNNLQFSNKIK; this comes from the coding sequence atgatggaaaaaggaaatgaacatattaataaaaattatgctacAGAATCAGATACTATATTAGTATTAGGTAATGCTGGAGCAGGCAAAACAACATTTGTTCAATTTATGGCTGGAGATAATGAGAAAttgatttcaaaagaaattgatAGTGACACTGCTGAATACCTGATTGAAGATGGCAATAAAATTGGAACATCAGCTACTGAATCAAACACTTTGTATCCAGAACAAGTACTACAGAATTCCAAAACATCCTTCTCAGATACTCCTGGTTTTAGTGACACACGAAGTCCAACATATGAAATTATTACTTCTTatgttttgaaaaagtatttaaaagatataaaaacagtGAAAATAGTTCTGTTAGTGACATATAATTCTGTCCAATTAGGAGTTTATaaagatgattttataaatttattaaaaaatttaaatagctttttaaaaaatattgaacattttaaaaacagtattgtCTTGGTTGCAACTAAGGTGCCAAATCTGTATAAAGCTACAAACATAAATACCACATTAATTTCTAGtgagaatataataaaaagtattgctaaatatttatatgaagttgaAAGgtcattgaaagaaaaattaagtaaaacgtTAGATATAAATGAGCATCAGTTTATAAAGAATGCCATAACAGTCTTGAATACTTTACAAGAAACTGatgacaaagaaaattataaaagaattaacataTTTCGTAGACCTTCTAAGCCTGGAGTGTTAAATGATTTGCCAGTACTTCAAACGAATAAAGTTTCTATACAAAAAAccatatttaacaatattttttacacagCTATTTCACAAGATGATATTGGATATACATTATCCAGCACAGCTAAAAATCATTTAGATTGTTTACTGAGATATGTAAATAACAGAATTCGAGATATATCATCAgaaatatttaagattataattaatcattataaaactgagattaataattacactgacatttataaattattatctgatCTTAAACGAAATCAAATaagattacaaacattaaaaagtgatTTAGAAAATACTCACTGTTGGATTGATTATATTTCttatctaaacaattttttatcaaatgaaaatattacattaaaagataatcttaattttgaaataaatgatatatacagttatgtaaataaaatggaaCTTTTTAGCGATACAAGTGTTGTGTTATCTCCAGTCATGTGGGCTGCAAAGATGACCCCTGTCATCaattacattaaagattctgtattATGGTATgatgtattaagaaaaatatttgtttatttatcatcttATAAAGTTCAGGAATTAAAGCTGAAACTTTATAATGAGacagtttatgaaaataatcagGAAAAGGAATcactatataaaatattgttatcaaatTCTGAGTTTTTGTCTGATAAATATATCAATGAATACTTCAGAACTGTTtcattaacagataaaaaaattacagaactgGAAGATGTAATATCTTTAACGATGAAGCTGTCATTAAATATTACATGTGATAGTGATGGTGAATTAACAATCACAGGAGTTTTTGTTaaagttactgaaataaatacaGAAGCTCTAATTAAACATTACTGTGGACGGAAAACACTGCAAGTTATTGTTATTAGAGCAGTAAACACAGTATTCATAGATGGAGATTTTGATGCCAGTGTGTTTAATGGTGTTGATATGATAATAATGGCACCAAAATGGGAAGTAATTGGagcaagaaaaataaatcttgatgGCAATCCTGGACAACATCACATAGAATTACCTATTAATTCATATACTTCAGATGAACAGAATGGTGCTAATGGTTTACCAGGAAATCCTGGAAAAAATGGAGGAAATTTTTTGGGAATTGGCATAGATTTCATTAATGGATTGGCTTTAAGTGTAACAGCAAATGGTGGTACTGGTGGTGAAGGGCAGGATGGTGGAAATGGGAAAAATGGAAGAGAAGGTAAAAGTGCATCTGAGTTTATTGGAAATATAATCTCAGAAATAAATACTGATCTTCTAGAACCACTACCTGATACTCAAGattggtatatttttaataactctaCATATAGTTGTTATTACTATGAGTGGAATTCAGGTGCAGAATACATTGAAACTGCACTTAGTGATGCACTGCTTATTGTTAGTAACGACCATAGTGAATCATTAGATGATAATCAGTGGGAAAAACACACTGTACTTAGTTCTCATCTTCTCAAGGATATTAGTCAAAAATATTGTTCTTCTAGATTAAGAATATATACTTGTACTGGAGAGGATGGTAGCAATGGGGGTAATGGTGGCAATGGAGGATCTGGTGGAATTGGGGGAAACCctggtaaaattttaatcaatgaactAGGTGATCCTTCTAAAATACATACTGAGAGTAATTATGGCTCTAATGGAAATCCAGGGAGAGGAGGTGTTGGGGGTAATAAAGGAAAAACCGGGACTTCTGTATCatgctataaaataaaagtacacaaTCACGAATATGGGTCATCATCTAAAATTTATTGGAGATGCACTGAAGATGCCTTGCATGAAAGGAAGGTTTTCGTAAATGGATTAGCAGGTCTGTCAAACTATACAATAGATGGAATTTTACGACCTGATTCTTTAAGGAAGTTTAATTATTTCTCGAcggttattgattattttatagaattaaaaaagtacataaataatagGTTTTTATCACATTCCACATCAAAATTTGAATCTCTCATTCTAAATAAAAAGACTGAATTATTCCATGATGATGTATGGATGTCAATGATgatgaataatttacaattttcaaataaaataaaataa